The region agacataGAGAAGGAAATGGCTGCTCATTTTGGCAGAATGAGCTACAGATCTACACTGACAGAACTGGCCTGACTGGTCTGACTGACTGGACCCAGTCGCACCCACTTAACTCTCCACCCAGTTTAGTGACCCTTGTTccagtcagaggaagaggaacattGGTACAGATGCACCTAACTATGGAGCTTTTCATCAAAACATTGTTCTTACCCACATCTTTAACTCAGTCGTCTTTATTATTTCGTtcttatgtgtctgtgtaactCACTCTGAATTGCCGCAAAGTACTGTCCAAATAAGCTTACCTTGACTGCCTTGTCTTACCTTCACAATGACACCTCTGACAGCTCCACCCTCTACCGCGCAGGTCTAGAAACAGTACTGTACCGTAGAGCTCTAGAAACTGTACCCTTACCGCGCAGGTCTAGAAACAGTACTGTACCGTAGAGCTCTAGAAACTGTACCCTTACCGCGCAGGTCTAGAAACAGTACTGTACCGTAGAGCTCTAGAAACTGTACCCTTACCGCGCAGGTCTAGAAACAGTACTGTACCGTAGAGCTCTAGAAACTGTACCCTTACCGCGCAGGTCTAGAAACAGTACTGTACCGCAGAGTTCTAGAAACTGTATTAATTTGgtaaattaattaatactactaattaattaattaattaattaattaattaataaataatgctCCTCTTTGCccattaatgtaatttttatttgtaattattatttatatgtgtattccagtctcaagtgtgtgtgcgtgtgtgagtgtgtgtgtttttacagaatAAGTaggaagaaaagaaataaagtttATAAGGCAAAGTGGAGAATAGCTGCTAGTTCATATTCTCTTATGGTTAATAAATATATCCAGGAAAAGTTTAGCGTCGCGTATTGCAGAATAATGTGTAATGATAATATGCAATTATCGCCTCTGATGTTTTTTTCAGCAGTAACCTCAAGATGAGGTGTAACTTAAGTGTTGGAGCACAGACTGCTGGAGTGAGAGCAGGAGGCAGAAGGCACGCTGACGTGTGTGTCACGCAAGTGTTAAGCGCTCTTTTACTTGTGCAGTTAATTTAGACAGATCACAATGGGATCTCTTCTGATTCACCGCTGTTTGTGCCTTCGTTACCGAGCATTTccaaagaaagaaggagagaggaagaggagacatTCGCTTCAGACAGATCCCTGTGTAGGGTGAAGAGTAATATAAGATCCTAATCCCTGTAAATAGCTTCCAGCCAAGCAAAGTCGGCCTTTTAAAATTGATTAAACGAAGCAAATGGAAGCgaatgaatttttaaaagacGCATTGCGGTTGAGCCATGTTTGTTATGTACGGAACAGATCGGTGCGTAAGCTGGTATCTAATGAGGCCTGTAAATTTAACGCTGAAATCATATTCTGATGGCTTTGCCACCCTGCTGTTCGGGGGGCTTGCCGTGAAGTTTGCTTTAAATGTGAATCGTCTGTTCCCCCTTTCGTAAGCCCATCACACCCGAACAGATGGGGAGAATATGGCGCCGGGAAGGTTTACCTCGGAGGTGGTAACAGTGAAGCCACTCATTAACACTGAATTTACCACTTCGTTAGCGATGCTGCTTCCTGCTGTGAGTACCCAGTGCTACATGTCACATCCTCAGAGCATACGTTTAGTCTGGCAGGGACACAGCACGTCTTAGCCCCTTTAAGGACCGGACAAAAGCGAGGCGCGCTTCCAACCTGCAGAGTTTTTCAAAAATCCGGGATGGTCGACAAGCTTCCAGATGTAAACCGATAGTTTGTTGTCATTCATTTTAAGGTGCAAGCCAGCGACCGGCCACATTCAACACTTGCCAGTGTCACTTTCTTTTTAGTCTATCGGTCTGTTTttgggggctgtgtgtgtgtgtgtgtgtgtggacgtgtggatgcgcgtgtttgtgtgtgtgtgtgtgtctggttgccCTGGTGCATGTGTGCCAATTTGTCAGTATTCAAGCAACAGCGGTCTCGTGCTGGGATGCGCTTTGGCACCATCAGAGAGTGCTAAGACAGAATAATATGATCTCACTGGAGGTGTACTTTGTTCCCATGGAAATTGGTCAATTTTAGGAACTGGCTGAGAACTTTAGTGGGAGAAACAGGAAGGTCAGATCCCAGAGGTGCATTCACATAATTAAGCTCTCTCACCAGTGTTTCCAGGGCTAACAGCAGGGTGTGCCGCGAATAGACGTGGCGGCAGTGGGTGTAGAAGCTCGTGGCgctttataaaaataatggcCTTCACATTTTGTCCGGGCGAGGAAATTAGAAGTCTCCGTGCGATAGAAAACGGCTATTTTTGCATGATCGAAAGGTTACAGTTTTTAAGGTTTTGCTTTGGTGTTCAGTGCATTATTATTACTTAACTGATGCTAtaatggatgtgtttgatgCTGGCCGTATTTTGTAGATGGTGCTTGTGTCATGGCAGCCGTGAGGGACAGCGCAGCGGAAACGAGTGTGGTGGGCTCCGATGAAGATCACGTTGCTTCCACCAATAACAACAGCAGGGCGAGACCACTGGAGGACTCTGCTTTGGCCAGCCACCAAAGCCTTTTAAATGGGGCCCAGCCAAACCCATTTATCCACGACGGCATCCCGGCTGCCCCCTGCCCAGACGATTCATTGCCTCCAGGAGCACCTGTTAATGGACCTGCTTCACACCGTCCCTCAGAAGAGTCCCCCGTCCCCAACAAAGACCCGCCGCCTTGGCCCAGGTCAGGCACCAGCCCTCAGGGTTTAGGGCCTCCCAGTGAGCTTCCATCAGACACTCGGCAAACACCAGAAGGGTACGCTCTGGAAGCGACGCGCACGCGAGCCTCGTCCGAGTCGGACGCCAGCGACAGCGACACGCTCGCAGGGGGTGATGTGGACAACAGGCTGGTCGGCAGTTCGGGGGCAAGAGAGCCGGCTTCTTGGTGGGAGGTCGACTCGGAGTCGTCGGAAAGCTCGTCGGATGACCGCGAGGGCACGAACGGGGGCCTCCAGGAGAAGTTCATACGCTTCCTATTTAAAAGTAgggtggttgggggtggggcagaAAAGGGACGCACGGAGCTGGAGGGCCCTCCACCCGCTGACCAGAGGCGGAGGAAGCAGAAAACGCGCAGGACGGAAAGGACACCGGCCGAGGAGGAAGGCAGCAGCCGCGCGTCCCTTTCTGACGGGGACTCGGATTTTGACGCGTCCGTTAACGAAGGACGTGCCAGGAGGACGAGAAGGCCGGAAGGTTTGGGAATGCGGGCAGGTTCGCGGCTGGGCGGTTCCCGCGGCACGGCAGCCTTTGCGAAGGAGCTCGTTCTGAGCGAGGGTGCGGGCGTAGATGGGGTGCGGGCAGGCGGCCCCCCGGGGGGCAGAGCTGCGCCATTAAAGAGGAGACTTGAAACTGGCACGGAGCTGGAGCCCTCGTTTTCCCAGTGCACGAAGTGCGACGTTACTTTCAAGGAGAAGGGGCATCTGCATAGGCATGTGATGTATCATTTAGAAAGGCAGGGAAACCGCCCACGCACCTTTATATGCCGAGAGTGTGGGCGTTCGTTCTGTGAGCATTCCTCCCTGCAGAAACATGCGCTGATCCACCAGGCGCAGAGGGAGAAGCTGATGGAGGAGATTAAAGGTCTGATGGACGCGGGAGACGAGGACCCAGAAGCCCAGCTGCGGTGCTCACCGCGAGCCTTCGCCACCGCATGCCCTGAAAAGTTCGTTCGACACACCAGGACGCTCCGGAAGGTTGACCGACATAGCACAGCCCGCTGGCGAGCGGCCCACCGAGGCAAATCCATACAATCGTTTGACACGTTCCTGTGTAAAATCTGCACATTTAGGACCAAGAATAGGAATGTTTTGAGAAGGCACTCGGCACTTGTTCACGGGCAGCCTTTTTCTGATCACAAACTTCAGTCGCACGACATGGTGACTGACCGCGCAAGGTCTGCATATGACCAGGACACGTTACCAGGCGAGCTGGAAGCGGAAGGCTGGCCTCCACTTTTGCTAAAGCCAAAGTTTCTCAAAGAGCCGGAAAACCGGAGAACAGCAGGGTTATCTGTCTGGTCCAATGGCCTTTCTGACCTCtatgtgagagaggaagatgcACACAAATCCTGTAAAGGGTTGAGTTCCCCACTGATCAAGTGGAGCTTTGGCAGCTTAGCAAACAACCTGTCACCATCTTCCCTGAGATGTGACAATCCAAGTAAATTATCTCTGCCTACAGAGAGAATAGACGCGACAACAGGTCTCGCATACGTCGAAGAGGACACTCGAGAATATGAAAGTTCTGTCTCCGAACAGAGGACCAAGTATCTCACCGGCTTTGATGTGCAAGTTATGGCCGAGGCTGCCGTCTATGGCAAAAAATCGCATCTGAACCACGTCACCTCTAATGGCCCCAGACAGCCCCCAGCCAGAGGTGACACAGCATCGTTGGCTCACAGAAAAAGCCTAAAATCTCCctccaaaagaaaaatgtccatTCCTTACCACAACACTTTTCCAGTTTTACCGAAACACGAACCGGCGTCTCcagactctgactctgactcccCGAAGGGGGGCGGCTACGATGACGCAAATAATGTCGACCGCACTAATGATGCTAATCCGGCTCATGACGTTGATTACCACgctgtcaccatggcaaccacttCGGACCACTATGCCCAACACGGGTTCCCATTTAAGACAGAAGACAGCCGCGACTCCGCCGATTGGGCGGGTCACGATAGCAACGCGGAAGACGATGACGAGATACACACGATCGTGGTGAAAGAGGAGAGCGTCAGGAGCAAAGTGGGTGGGCGCGCTACGGAGTCTGCTCACCGCAACCACGTCTGCGCTTACACGGGCTTCCCTGcctgctctgtgtttgagaTCGACCGCAAGTCCTGTCCATATTGTCCTGCTGTGTTTGAGTCAGGGGTCGGCTTGTCCAATCACGTGAGAGGACACCTGCACAGGATGGGGCTGAGTTATGAAGCTCGTCACATGCTGTCACCTGAGCAGGTGGCCAGCCAGGACCGCCAGCCCCGAATCCGCAGAAGAGTCCCCTCCATGTGCAAAAGAAACAAGAGAggtgattaaaaacaaacagcttgtACCATAAGAAAAATGAACTCCCATTGATTTGGTAATTATTCTGAGTGGTAATAATTGCttgcccttttttttcttttacagcgGACAAACCAGAGTCACAAACCGAACACACTTGCCCTCTGTGTCTGGGCTGGTTTGACACGAAGACCGGTCTGTCCAATCACGTGCGGGGTCACTTGAAGCGGATCGGGAAGCCGATCTCCGGCATCAGCAAGTCTCCCCTCTGCATCCTCACGGAGCTCCTCCAGGATGAAGAGGAGCGCCGGAACGTTCTCTGCTCTCTCGACGACAGGCCCCACCTCTCCAGGCCGTTCATTTCCCAGAAGTTTGTTGGCAGCGAGGGCCTGTTCCTGACACCCGCCGGCGTTCCCGTGAAGGTCCAGCGCTCCCTCGCCCTCTCGCCTGAACTGGGCCGTCTGCCCTCCGCAGAcagcaagaggaggaagaggagtgtggaggaggcGCGTGGCGTCGGAGAGGCCCCGTCGAGCACTTTAGTCGACCTCCTTATGAGAAGGAGGTTGGAGCAGGAGCTGAGGGTCCCGGAGCGCTCCGAGGCAGCCAGGACCCGATTGGTCAGCCCCAGGTCCAAGAGCACACCCCCTGAAGAGCGTCACAAGGAGCTGGGCTCCACCTGTAGCCCAGGTGAGGAACCTGCAAGCTCTCACCTGCGACCATCATAACTCGCCTACTTTATGATGACCGGTAGCCAAGAATACAGGAATAGCAATACTAAtgttaatactaatactaataccaAGTCTAATACTAATTCTTATAGCAATAGGCATTGCAGAATGTTGAATCCTCTTCAGTTTTTATATATGATCAAATACATACACCAGAGTCACTTGTTAAAATTCATctctaaaataataatgttgagACTTCCATGTTTAATGATGAATATAATGATGGAATATTATTTGaggtttattacatttattggCCAAATGGCTTTTGCCCATTAACATCCGTTAGTGTTTTAGTGTAGCACAGGTAGTGGCAGCGCCGGAGTTACATTTGGACTGTGGTGCTCCTCACAAGTGAAGCGGCCTGAGCGACGCGCTCGCGCTCAATTCACCGCGCTCGCTCGcttcctttttcctctctctcggataaaaatgtaaagcagtGAATAATTACAGCCTCGTGCGTCTACCAACGCGGGTCTAACGAGTGAGGTGACAGGAGTTTCCTCCATTTTTAGAAGATAACCAAACAAGATCAGATTACATGACGTGGACTTCGTCTGGAGAAGAAGTGGAATTTCTCAGGCCCATTTGCATCTTATTGTTCAAAATTTGCAAAGAAAACTGCTTCTTCCTCTAGTTAAGGGTCTAGTTAATAATATTCTGCATAATATGTAAGTAGAACACAGTCTTTTCCAACTTGGAACAGCTAGACTGTATATTGACCAAAGCTGACTGCACACCATATCAAGCAAAAGAGCTGCAGTTCTATTTTCCACATATGTGTGTCTCGTTCAACAGCATTGCTTTATatgttttccattaaaaataCTGTTTGATGTGAGCTTTATTAGCTATAGGTAAAGTGTATGAGGATGGGCCTTGAAGTCTACAGAAATCTTTCTGCCTCGTGCCTGCCGGTTTTAATGAGAGTACAGTTCCGCTGTAAGGAAAAGAGCCTGTGTTTGTCAGACAgctgggtgtgtgatgtgtcttgTTTCTATTGATGTGGAATCAAAGTGCGCGAGCTCAGCCGTGACAGACAGGTGACGGCTAAAGTCGTGTGACACGTTAGAAAAATCTGGGTCACAGATGATCATCAGGCGTCATTTACTCCTGCAACACGGCCGTTAACGTGTAAGTACGGAGCACTGGTGGCAGTGGAAAGTTCGTGTCGGCACTAATCTGAGAAACGTAGTTAGAATGACCCAAGGGACGCTCGTCCTGATGATAGATTTGAAAGCGAAACCTGCTTTCATGGCTTTTTGCGTGTGTTGTCAGTATTTACAGCTGCTCACGTTCAACTGGCCAATTTCTCTCATAAATATGGCGGAAACGTCGCTCTTTGTAAACCACCGGTGGTCTCCTCGCCACCATGAAGCCATTGGGGGGGGAGGGACTAgcagagtgtgtagtgtgtgtgtgtggggggggaaaGTTTGCCACGCACTGAATTATTGTAGCGTGTGTAAGGAGAATGAGTGCCACCCAAAACGGGTTTGAAATTCAAACGTAAACATCCTTGCATTCTTTGACGTGATGTTGGAAATGTTTGCACACGAGCTCATGCCCCATTAGTAAGAGAAGTGCCAATGAAGGGTTAAAAATCACATCCCTTTGTTCAGGATTTTGTCAGGAGGcctgtttttatttcatgtgtGCCACTGGCTCGATGGTTCAGTCAGAGTCATTTTGTTGTTAAGTTCATTACTGTCTGTTCCGCCTGATTGTAATGCTTGAAGGCATCGACAGGCATGTCAGGAAATTCAAACTCATCCTTAGATCTGTAGAAATTTGAAGCCTTAAACCTTAAACCAAATATTCTCTGAGTCGTGTCAGTGGTTTTTAGCTGACGTCTTTTGGATTTTAATCACCCCAGATAGTGACAAGgagggaaaaaatatttgtgctttAAGATATTTAGATAATTAATTGCGACATCTGTTCATCTGTTGCATGTAATTGTCAGTAAAACAATTCACAGGTCATTTATAACCTTTGGTGTCTTGTCGTGGAATAACAAGCCTGAGTAGCAGatgttttgtgcatttggtGTGAAACGATTGAAGTTGTTGCAGTTTTCATGCAACATTCCCTCCatctttatttgtatttatttcatcatgtgcatccatccatccatccattcatccgtTTTTTCCATCTGTTGATGCAGTAAGATGTCTGTTTACAAAATAGCAGGTGAATATGTAGTAGATATCTCAGTGAGTCCTGCGTGACAGGCACACCGCATCCTGATCACTCTTATAGGTGGTCTAATTCAGCGTGTCACATCTCAGCAAGAGCAAAATGATTTGTGAACATTTTCATTCTTTACCtgtcaaaacaaaactaaaccgTGTGGAGTGTATGTTGATCAACTTTGTTCTCAACAATGCACAATGATACAAGATCTGACAGCAGATGCAGTGAGACACTGAGGGAATCAGTTTTACTGTGTTCAGACTGGTGATGTGCTCGGAACGTTGCCCTTaaatact is a window of Electrophorus electricus isolate fEleEle1 chromosome 3, fEleEle1.pri, whole genome shotgun sequence DNA encoding:
- the znf644b gene encoding zinc finger protein 644 isoform X1, coding for MARQTCRLLPAGTSQRLVLEHLDGAHVWDHVDGACVMAAVRDSAAETSVVGSDEDHVASTNNNSRARPLEDSALASHQSLLNGAQPNPFIHDGIPAAPCPDDSLPPGAPVNGPASHRPSEESPVPNKDPPPWPRSGTSPQGLGPPSELPSDTRQTPEGYALEATRTRASSESDASDSDTLAGGDVDNRLVGSSGAREPASWWEVDSESSESSSDDREGTNGGLQEKFIRFLFKSRVVGGGAEKGRTELEGPPPADQRRRKQKTRRTERTPAEEEGSSRASLSDGDSDFDASVNEGRARRTRRPEGLGMRAGSRLGGSRGTAAFAKELVLSEGAGVDGVRAGGPPGGRAAPLKRRLETGTELEPSFSQCTKCDVTFKEKGHLHRHVMYHLERQGNRPRTFICRECGRSFCEHSSLQKHALIHQAQREKLMEEIKGLMDAGDEDPEAQLRCSPRAFATACPEKFVRHTRTLRKVDRHSTARWRAAHRGKSIQSFDTFLCKICTFRTKNRNVLRRHSALVHGQPFSDHKLQSHDMVTDRARSAYDQDTLPGELEAEGWPPLLLKPKFLKEPENRRTAGLSVWSNGLSDLYVREEDAHKSCKGLSSPLIKWSFGSLANNLSPSSLRCDNPSKLSLPTERIDATTGLAYVEEDTREYESSVSEQRTKYLTGFDVQVMAEAAVYGKKSHLNHVTSNGPRQPPARGDTASLAHRKSLKSPSKRKMSIPYHNTFPVLPKHEPASPDSDSDSPKGGGYDDANNVDRTNDANPAHDVDYHAVTMATTSDHYAQHGFPFKTEDSRDSADWAGHDSNAEDDDEIHTIVVKEESVRSKVGGRATESAHRNHVCAYTGFPACSVFEIDRKSCPYCPAVFESGVGLSNHVRGHLHRMGLSYEARHMLSPEQVASQDRQPRIRRRVPSMCKRNKRADKPESQTEHTCPLCLGWFDTKTGLSNHVRGHLKRIGKPISGISKSPLCILTELLQDEEERRNVLCSLDDRPHLSRPFISQKFVGSEGLFLTPAGVPVKVQRSLALSPELGRLPSADSKRRKRSVEEARGVGEAPSSTLVDLLMRRRLEQELRVPERSEAARTRLVSPRSKSTPPEERHKELGSTCSPEKFEINKKICIHCNATFHSAVSLSNHLRAYARRKRLAMLDGTPYDCNQKRSRSRPGPKRKAFSTPCTASDVTYTLACRFCDLVFQGPQSVQEDWVKHLQRHLMHTSVPGTGVGMVEVTAVCEDLADPSLEMVPLTTLTQEFF
- the znf644b gene encoding zinc finger protein 644 isoform X2 — its product is MAAVRDSAAETSVVGSDEDHVASTNNNSRARPLEDSALASHQSLLNGAQPNPFIHDGIPAAPCPDDSLPPGAPVNGPASHRPSEESPVPNKDPPPWPRSGTSPQGLGPPSELPSDTRQTPEGYALEATRTRASSESDASDSDTLAGGDVDNRLVGSSGAREPASWWEVDSESSESSSDDREGTNGGLQEKFIRFLFKSRVVGGGAEKGRTELEGPPPADQRRRKQKTRRTERTPAEEEGSSRASLSDGDSDFDASVNEGRARRTRRPEGLGMRAGSRLGGSRGTAAFAKELVLSEGAGVDGVRAGGPPGGRAAPLKRRLETGTELEPSFSQCTKCDVTFKEKGHLHRHVMYHLERQGNRPRTFICRECGRSFCEHSSLQKHALIHQAQREKLMEEIKGLMDAGDEDPEAQLRCSPRAFATACPEKFVRHTRTLRKVDRHSTARWRAAHRGKSIQSFDTFLCKICTFRTKNRNVLRRHSALVHGQPFSDHKLQSHDMVTDRARSAYDQDTLPGELEAEGWPPLLLKPKFLKEPENRRTAGLSVWSNGLSDLYVREEDAHKSCKGLSSPLIKWSFGSLANNLSPSSLRCDNPSKLSLPTERIDATTGLAYVEEDTREYESSVSEQRTKYLTGFDVQVMAEAAVYGKKSHLNHVTSNGPRQPPARGDTASLAHRKSLKSPSKRKMSIPYHNTFPVLPKHEPASPDSDSDSPKGGGYDDANNVDRTNDANPAHDVDYHAVTMATTSDHYAQHGFPFKTEDSRDSADWAGHDSNAEDDDEIHTIVVKEESVRSKVGGRATESAHRNHVCAYTGFPACSVFEIDRKSCPYCPAVFESGVGLSNHVRGHLHRMGLSYEARHMLSPEQVASQDRQPRIRRRVPSMCKRNKRADKPESQTEHTCPLCLGWFDTKTGLSNHVRGHLKRIGKPISGISKSPLCILTELLQDEEERRNVLCSLDDRPHLSRPFISQKFVGSEGLFLTPAGVPVKVQRSLALSPELGRLPSADSKRRKRSVEEARGVGEAPSSTLVDLLMRRRLEQELRVPERSEAARTRLVSPRSKSTPPEERHKELGSTCSPEKFEINKKICIHCNATFHSAVSLSNHLRAYARRKRLAMLDGTPYDCNQKRSRSRPGPKRKAFSTPCTASDVTYTLACRFCDLVFQGPQSVQEDWVKHLQRHLMHTSVPGTGVGMVEVTAVCEDLADPSLEMVPLTTLTQEFF